In the Juglans microcarpa x Juglans regia isolate MS1-56 chromosome 6D, Jm3101_v1.0, whole genome shotgun sequence genome, one interval contains:
- the LOC121235518 gene encoding uncharacterized protein LOC121235518, with protein sequence MGNCMETYKHERQQADGMQKQQQKQQQQQQKQGYEGERASCGLVQESSLKQGCIRVKIVLTKEELEWFMLQLKDNEGKVLEDVFREIERGRSGKVEGWKPSLESIMESPEVLEMDR encoded by the coding sequence ATGGGAAATTGCATGGAGACATACAAACATGAGAGGCAACAAGCAGACGGAATGCAGAAGCAGCAgcagaagcagcagcagcagcagcagaagcAGGGATATGAGGGAGAAAGAGCAAGCTGTGGGCTGGTGCAGGAAAGCAGTTTAAAGCAGGGTTGCATAAGGGTTAAGATTGTGCTAACAAAGGAAGAGCTGGAGTGGTTCATGCTTCAGCTGAAGGATAATGAAGGGAAGGTGTTGGAAGATGTTTTCAGAGAGATTGAAAGAGGAAGATCAGGCAAAGTTGAGGGATGGAAGCCTTCTTTGGAAAGTATCATGGAGAGCCCTGAAGTGCTTGAGATGGATCGATGa